The Corynebacterium jeddahense genome has a window encoding:
- a CDS encoding PrsW family glutamic-type intramembrane protease has product MSRVLLGIYLLVLAAVGVFVFLPTGALVPSVAAAGAGWVALVALVNWLLVRRHPARPAGTGWAFVVAFVAGVLVFGAMAPVNEALMGALDGAGRFARWAASPIEEETLKLLAAVLVMASFKRIDNPVAAALIGMTVGFGFQCVEDVFYVDKGVLYNMVSDADGFAQSAPGRVITPVSHCLYTALAAYGAGKAMFTPGTSGGWRFGTALAWFLAGYALHAANNVGAEFAGDSVAGTVFIIALLIALPVLGIWLYVRSRKSAATQASATPQLP; this is encoded by the coding sequence ATGAGCCGGGTGTTGTTGGGCATCTACCTGCTGGTACTCGCGGCGGTCGGCGTGTTCGTGTTCCTACCCACCGGGGCGCTCGTGCCGTCCGTGGCCGCTGCCGGCGCGGGGTGGGTGGCGCTTGTTGCGCTGGTGAACTGGCTGCTCGTGCGGCGCCACCCGGCGCGGCCTGCCGGCACGGGGTGGGCGTTCGTGGTGGCGTTCGTCGCAGGCGTGCTCGTCTTCGGCGCGATGGCGCCGGTGAACGAGGCGCTCATGGGCGCGCTCGACGGGGCCGGGCGCTTCGCACGCTGGGCGGCCTCCCCGATCGAGGAGGAGACGCTCAAGCTGCTCGCCGCGGTGCTCGTCATGGCGTCGTTCAAGCGCATTGACAACCCGGTCGCCGCAGCGCTCATCGGCATGACCGTCGGCTTTGGCTTCCAGTGCGTCGAGGACGTGTTCTACGTGGACAAGGGCGTGCTCTACAACATGGTCAGCGACGCCGACGGGTTCGCGCAGTCCGCGCCCGGGCGCGTGATCACCCCGGTGAGCCACTGCCTGTACACCGCGCTGGCGGCGTACGGGGCGGGCAAGGCCATGTTCACCCCGGGCACGTCCGGCGGCTGGCGCTTCGGCACCGCGCTCGCGTGGTTCCTCGCCGGCTACGCCCTGCACGCGGCGAACAACGTCGGCGCCGAGTTCGCGGGCGATAGCGTCGCCGGGACGGTGTTCATCATCGCGCTGCTCATCGCGCTGCCGGTGCTGGGGATTTGGTTGTACGTGCGGAGCCGGAAGAGCGCAGCTACGCAAGCATCTGCCACACCGCAACTGCCATGA
- a CDS encoding inorganic phosphate transporter, whose translation MSITILLVLIIVVSLFFDFTNGFHDTANAMATSIATGALKPKTAVALAGVLNLVGAFLSVAVAKTVAGGIVKLDVFDLNDTLDSERLLLVVFAGLAGGIMWNLFTWLFGIPSSSSHALFGGLIGAAIAAIGWDGVVWHGVLDKIILPALFAPFVAGLIAAVGTWLVYKITANAEHNHRDNYFRWGQIGTASLVALAHGTSDAQKTMGVIFLAMVAAGQFDQDHPMPFWIQLACALAIAIGTYSGGFRVIRTLGKGLVEIHPPQGMAAETSSAAIILTSSHLGMALSTTHVATGSILGSGLTGPKGEVRWGVAGRMALAWITTLPVAAFVSYVTWWIGHGVSELTDNLLWGGITLALIIALGGGYMFWQASQKPVHKDNVNDDWSGDSNSPAHTTGSSDSDSGAPASEHDKRIERRDERIRKVRGYGEPADFVDTSKGLDATRPGSTTTITPDQTPRG comes from the coding sequence GTGAGCATCACTATCCTCCTCGTACTCATCATCGTCGTCTCGTTATTCTTCGACTTCACGAACGGTTTCCACGACACTGCCAACGCGATGGCAACCTCCATCGCCACCGGCGCGCTTAAGCCCAAGACGGCTGTGGCGCTCGCCGGTGTCCTCAACCTCGTCGGTGCGTTCCTGTCTGTGGCTGTTGCGAAGACTGTCGCGGGCGGCATCGTCAAACTCGACGTTTTCGACCTCAACGACACGCTCGATTCCGAGCGCCTCCTCCTCGTGGTGTTCGCCGGCCTCGCCGGCGGCATCATGTGGAACCTCTTTACCTGGCTCTTCGGCATCCCGTCGTCGTCCTCCCACGCGCTGTTCGGCGGCCTCATCGGCGCCGCGATCGCCGCGATCGGCTGGGACGGCGTGGTCTGGCACGGCGTGCTGGACAAGATCATCCTCCCGGCGCTGTTCGCCCCGTTCGTCGCGGGCCTCATCGCCGCGGTGGGCACCTGGCTGGTGTACAAGATCACCGCGAACGCCGAGCACAACCACCGCGACAACTACTTCCGCTGGGGCCAGATCGGCACCGCCTCTCTGGTGGCGCTCGCGCACGGTACCTCTGACGCGCAGAAGACCATGGGCGTGATCTTCCTCGCCATGGTCGCTGCCGGCCAGTTCGACCAGGATCACCCGATGCCGTTCTGGATCCAGCTCGCCTGCGCCCTGGCCATCGCCATCGGCACCTACTCCGGCGGCTTCCGCGTCATCCGCACCCTGGGCAAGGGCCTCGTTGAGATCCACCCGCCGCAGGGCATGGCCGCTGAGACCTCCTCCGCCGCGATCATCCTCACCTCCTCGCACCTGGGCATGGCGCTGTCCACCACCCACGTGGCCACCGGCTCCATCCTCGGCTCCGGCCTGACCGGCCCGAAGGGCGAGGTCCGCTGGGGCGTCGCCGGCCGCATGGCCCTGGCCTGGATCACCACCCTCCCGGTCGCCGCGTTCGTCTCCTACGTCACCTGGTGGATCGGCCACGGCGTGTCCGAGCTCACCGACAACCTGCTCTGGGGCGGCATCACCCTGGCGCTCATCATCGCCCTCGGCGGCGGCTACATGTTCTGGCAGGCTTCCCAGAAGCCGGTGCACAAGGACAACGTCAACGACGACTGGAGCGGCGACTCCAACTCCCCGGCGCACACCACCGGCTCCTCCGACTCCGACTCCGGCGCTCCGGCATCCGAGCACGACAAGCGCATCGAGCGTCGCGACGAGCGTATCCGCAAGGTGCGCGGCTACGGCGAGCCCGCCGACTTCGTGGACACCTCGAAGGGCCTCGACGCGACCCGCCCGGGCTCCACGACGACCATCACCCCCGACCAGACGCCGCGCGGTTAA
- a CDS encoding amino acid permease produces MTNAELPEQYSEEHLEMARQEFDRENLSDADIEQIKEQREGDDPDGSFMRWVITLFGTGVGAGILFLPINAGSFGFWPLVIATLLIGPMVFFSHRTYARIVSASPVKGLDVLQVITALTGRKRGFASAVLYWLGIYPTVLIYGISITNTLDSFIVNQLGGVHVSRWVLAGVSVGVMTGAYAVGKKLTLWIANVLVYPLIIALAAVSLYLIPSWDFDSFLHYDSAYPVWQGLLLILPVLVFSFSHMAALSQFALDMQKKHDGDVEATEREVSKVELVTAIMLVTFTMFFVWSCALALGADGMDEAAAQNVPVLSYLANETDTPFMAWMSPIIAICAIVTSYFGHLLGTEEGTGYLLRVVAPNTAARLSTNTLRWIVNIFVFVTAVLVAVANPSILDMISVVGGIFVSFLVYIMPVLLFQKATAFKHYARRPDTIFVLVMGLIIMAVTVWNMVRG; encoded by the coding sequence ATGACTAACGCCGAGCTGCCGGAACAATACAGTGAAGAACACCTGGAGATGGCGCGCCAAGAGTTCGACCGGGAGAACCTCTCGGATGCCGACATCGAGCAGATCAAGGAGCAGCGCGAGGGCGACGACCCGGACGGCTCGTTCATGCGGTGGGTGATCACGCTGTTTGGCACCGGCGTGGGCGCGGGCATCCTCTTCCTGCCCATCAACGCGGGCAGCTTCGGCTTCTGGCCGCTGGTCATCGCGACGCTGCTCATCGGCCCGATGGTGTTCTTCTCGCACCGCACGTACGCGCGCATCGTTTCGGCGTCGCCGGTGAAGGGTCTCGACGTGCTGCAGGTGATCACGGCGCTCACCGGCCGCAAGCGCGGGTTCGCCTCGGCGGTGCTGTACTGGCTGGGCATTTACCCGACGGTGCTCATCTACGGCATCTCGATTACGAATACGCTGGACAGCTTCATCGTTAACCAGCTCGGCGGCGTGCACGTGAGCCGCTGGGTGCTCGCCGGCGTGAGCGTGGGTGTGATGACGGGCGCGTACGCCGTCGGCAAGAAGCTCACCCTGTGGATCGCGAACGTGCTGGTCTACCCGCTCATCATCGCGCTCGCGGCGGTGTCGCTCTACCTCATTCCGTCGTGGGACTTCGACAGCTTCCTCCACTACGACTCCGCCTACCCCGTCTGGCAGGGCCTGCTGCTCATCCTGCCGGTACTCGTGTTCTCGTTCAGCCACATGGCGGCGCTGAGCCAGTTCGCGCTGGACATGCAGAAGAAGCACGACGGCGACGTCGAGGCCACCGAGCGCGAGGTGTCCAAGGTGGAGCTGGTCACCGCGATCATGCTGGTCACCTTCACCATGTTCTTCGTGTGGTCGTGCGCGCTCGCGCTCGGCGCGGACGGCATGGACGAGGCCGCGGCGCAAAACGTGCCGGTGCTGTCCTACCTGGCCAACGAGACGGACACCCCGTTCATGGCGTGGATGAGCCCGATTATCGCCATCTGCGCGATTGTCACTTCGTACTTCGGCCACCTGCTCGGCACGGAGGAGGGCACCGGCTACCTCCTGCGCGTCGTCGCCCCCAACACAGCAGCCCGCTTATCGACGAACACCCTCCGGTGGATCGTGAACATCTTCGTCTTTGTCACGGCGGTGCTTGTCGCGGTGGCGAACCCCTCGATTCTGGACATGATCTCGGTGGTCGGCGGTATCTTCGTGTCGTTCCTCGTCTACATCATGCCGGTGCTGCTGTTCCAAAAGGCGACGGCGTTCAAACACTACGCGCGGCGCCCCGACACGATCTTCGTTCTGGTGATGGGCCTAATCATTATGGCGGTGACGGTGTGGAACATGGTGCGCGGGTAA